The following is a genomic window from Crocinitomicaceae bacterium.
TTTTTTTCAAAATCACCAAAAGATGCTACGTCAGTAAATTGATTTTTTTCAAGAACCTGTTTCCATTTTTCAGGAGCCATGGTTGCGTGTTCAGTTCTGATATCGGTATCTTCAAACAACCACCAACCCTCAGTCATACCAAAAATGAAATCAAGATATACCGGAGAATTTGTTACCTCAAGCATCATCAATACACCTTCAGAGGCAAGCAATTTTTTAGCATGTCCTAATGAAACGGCAAGATTACGGGTGGCGTGAATAACGTCAGATGCAATGATTAAGTCAAATGAATTTAAATCAAGACCCTGGTCAGCAGGATCTTTTTCAATATCCATGATTTTATATTGAACAAACGGATATTTAGAGAAGCGCTGTTGTGCTTTCAACATGAACATGTGTGACAAGTCAGTGAAAACATATTCAGTTCTGTCAGCGGGTAACACAGGTAATAAAGCCTGAGTCATACCACCTGTTCCGGCACCAATTTCAAGTACGCGCAAAGTTTTGTCTTCAGGTAATGCGGCAATGAGTTCTCTTATAGCACGAGCGGCAATGTCGTTGTATTTTTTGAAGGCGAATCCTTCTACATAATAGCGTACAATTGCGTCCCACTTATCTTCAGGGAAAATTAATTGAATAGGATCAACATCACCTTGAAGTACACCTTGAATTTGCGGACCGCAACGACCCAACAACGTTGATTCATGATGGAATTGCGGATATTTAGAATTTAATTCATGCATCCAAGTGAATACATCTTTAAAGTCAGGTGTTTTAGTTACAATATATTTTCCGTCAGCACCTTCAATAAATCCTGCGCGACTCAAAAGAACAAACATGTGATTAAATAAACGGTGATGGTTTTTCACCACGTTCATTTTTTCAGCAAGCTGCTCCACATTGATTTTCTCTCCTTTGTCAAATGCAAGTCCCATATCACGTAGGGCACGACAGATATAACCAATGGTTAATTTATATTGCTCAGGTTCATACGCATTGTAATATTCACCTTGCTCTTTGCGATTTTTTACTTCTTGTAATGTTTCATTTACTTTAGCGCGTAATTTTTCAGGTGCTGGTAAATATTCTCCCGGATTTCTGAGTTTTTCCAAATCAGCGCGAGATTTCATTTTCCAGTTGTATTCATAGAACCATTTATCTTGCTCACCACCTTGTTCACCGCGTGATCCTTTCAAATACTGAGAAAGGAAACCGTGGAATTCAGCTACCAATGAACCATCTTCATTAAAAATCCAAAGTTCACCTAAAGCATATTCATCAGTCCATTCTCTTAAGCGACCATGAACAAATAATTTGTATGAATTTACATCATTGTACCATTTGATACGGTCAATATGTCTTGGTACATATACACCCATTTTGCGTGACTTATCTTCACGTTCGTTGAAAATACCGAACACCGTTTGAAAGCAACTGTCAAGTACGCCCGGGTGAATATTGAATTGGAAAAATTCTGAACGAATGCTGTCATGCACTTCAATTTCACTCAATGATTCCCATTTTCCGTCAGTGCAATACAGTTTTTTAATTGCTCTGAAAGTTGGCCCTAAATAAAGTCCGCTTTCTAACAATTCATCATGCATAGGTTTAACCGGAACCGGAATGGTGATGCGTTTTTTCAGGTCTTCCAGATTTACAGGAATAGAATCAAATTTATCACCAATATGATTGATTTTACCATTAGAACACATAGTCCACTGCGCATCTTTTGAGCGTGGTTTTGTGTAGATAAAATAATCTCCACCATCATGTGAAATATCAATTTGAATGTACGGAGGCTCACCATTATCAGGCAAGAAAAGTGCATTCTCGAAATTTACATTTTCAATGAAAGAGAATTTATCACCAAATGATGCTTTTGCTGCACCAATCATTAAATCCATGTGTCCGGCACCAGGGAATACAATTGGTCCTTGCACTTTGTGATCTTCAATATATGGATACGTTCTTTTATCTAATGTAACATCCCAGATTATATTGTTTGCTTCACGACCTGAAATAGTTTTATTAGTCAAGTGCGGATGCCCGAATTCAACTTTACCAAGGCGTTGTTTTTTTCCTTCTTCAGATTCTATCCAATATGATTCTTTTTGCCAAGGATATTTTGGAAGTTTAACCCAATTGGTTTGTTTGTTATAAATTTCTTTCCAAGCCGGCATGAAACCGAAAGCATAGAGAGCTGCAAGAGCACTTAAGAAAACTGTTTTTTCAGTTTCACCTCTGCGCAGAGACGCAACAACCAATCCTTTTTTCTTGTTGTTAGCCAAAAGATCATTGATACCAATTGCGTGAATTGGGTGTGGCCCAAGTTCAATGAATGTATCAAATCCATCATTAATTTGTGCTTGAATTGCATCAGTAAAGAAAACAGGTTCACGCACGTTTCTGAACCAATACATTGGTGTCAGATTTTCACCTGCAACAATTTTTCCTTCTACGGTAGAGTAGAACGGAATTTTAGTTGGACCTGTTTTGAAATCACCTAAAGATGCCAACAATTCCTCTTTCAATGGTTCCATGTGATGACTATGGAAAGGCACATTTACTACAAGGAGTTTATGGAAAATATCTTTTTTATTGAGATCAGCTGCAATTTCTTCAATAGCATCAATATCACCTGAAAGAGCAACCAGCGCCGGGCCATTGACAGCACCAACAGACACGCGATGTTCTTTTCCTTCAACTAATTTTTTTGCTTCAGCATAAGGCAAACCTACAGCTAACATGCGACCTTTGTCAGTTGCTTTAAATTGTACACGGCTTCGGTGGAAAATAAGCAATACTGCCTGATCTAACGTAAGGGCGCCTGATACATACCCTGCAGCAACTTCACCAATACTGTGACCAACTACTGCTGATGGATGAATACCATGGGCTTTCCACATTTCATATAAGGCAACTTGAATTGCAAAAATGGCCGGTTGACAAATATTGGTTTCGCTAACACGAGAATCTTTTTCACTTTTTGTGAGCTCATCAATCAATGACCAGTCAGCAAGTTTTGACAACATGCCGTCTAATTTTTCTATCCATGATTTAAAGAGCGGTTCTTTTTTCAATAACTGACGACCCATTGCCCACCACTGAGGACCTTGACCTGAGAAAACAAAAACAATTTTCTGTTTTTCATCGTTCACACGGCCTTCTTTAATTTCATTCAGTGTAGTGCCGTTTAGGTAATGTTGTAGTTTTTCAGCAAGATCTTTTTTTGAATCTGCTACAAATGCAACACGCAAATCATGGTGAGAATTTCTTACCGTAGATGAATAGCAGATGTCAGTGAAAGACTCTTGATTATTTTCATCTAAAAGATATTCAATATAAATAGCGGCATGTTTTTTCAATGCATCTGTGTGGCGCGCAGATAAAGTGAAAACCTGAGTTGCTGCTTTTTGTGTTTTACGTTTTATTTCTTTGTCATAACCTTGTAAAACTACGTGTGCGTTAGAACCACCAAATCCAAATGAGTTTACACCACCAAATCTTCCGTTTTCAGATTTTGGCCATGGCATAGCATCAACCGGAACTTTTAATCTGAATTTTTCAAAAGCAATATTTGGATTCCCTTTTTTGAAATGAATATTTGGCGGCACGGTATTGTGATGAAGTGCAAGAGCTAATTTAGAAATACCGGCAATACCTGAAGCAGGTTCAAGGTGACCAATGTTTGATTTAACAGATCCAATGAGTAAATCTGTTTTTCTGTTCACGCCAATTACGTTACCAATTGAATTGGTTTCAATAGGGTCACCAACAAAGGTTCCTGTTCCGTGAGCTTCAACAAATTGTACATCTGTTGGTTCAACGCAAGCATCATCATAGGCAACGCGCAACAAATCTTCTTGCGCTACAGGGTTAGGTACAGAAATACCTTTTGTAGCACCATCTTGATTAACAGAAGTACCTCTGATTACGGCATAAATATTGTCACCGTCAAGCTCAGCATCTTTTAATCTTTTAATGATAACCAAACCTGCACCTTCACTTCTGATATAACCGTTACCGCGCTCATCAAATGAATAGCATGTTCCGTCAGGAGAAAGAAATCCACCTTTACTGAAACCCATTTGCGGTTCAGGCTTTAAAATAGAGTTAACGCCACCGGCAAAAGCCATGTCAGCATCACCATCCCAAATAGCGCGACAAGCAGAGTGCACCGCGTTAAGAGAAGAGGAACAAGCAGTGTCAATTGCATAGCTTGGACCTTTTAAATTATAGCTGTATGAAATTCTGTTTGCAGTAATACAAAGAGCAGAACCAACGTTAGTATGAGAACCGATATTTACACGTTCTTGAGGTGTGTTTTGAAGATCACCATAATCATGCGCAGAGATTCCGACATAGACTGCAGTTTTAGAACCATTCAGATTATTAAGGCTTAAACCGGCATCCTGAACAGCCTCATAAGATACCTCAAGCAACATGCGTTGTTGGGGGTCCATACGAGAAGCTTCAATAGGGGATATACCAAAAAATCCGGCGTCAAATTTGTCCACATCATGGATAAATCCTCCTCGTTTTACACTAATTTTTCCTGCACGTCTCCACTCTGGCGCATAGAGTGATTCCATATCCCAGCGATCAGCCGGTATAGTTTCCAGCGCATCTGTTTTGTTCATCAATAAATCCCAAAATTCTTCAGGGGAATTTGCATTTCCCGGGAAACGGCATCCGATTCCGATGATGGCAAGCGGTTCTCTTTTAAGTTTCTTTTTTGTCATAAATGCGTAATGTGAATAGTCGTTCAATGTCTGTTCCGCCTATTCGGATTAATGGTTACTGTTGAAATTAATGAAGTCAGCCAATTGTAAAAATTTAGCTTTGTTCAGATTTAATTTCACCTGTTAAATCAGCTAACAGGTTCTATGCGCATGCTTCAAAATTTTAGGGGGTAAAAATAAATATTTTTTGAATCAATTCAGAGATGAATACCCTGATGATTCAAACGAAAATGCTACCCACCAAATTCAAATCTAGCTATATTTCATGAATTTACCACAACCTTTCTCTTATTCCTTGTAATTTAAGGACATAGAAATGTGAAAAAGGAGATTTACAGATATTCTCTGAAACTGTTAAGCCAAGTAAAATAATACTCTTAGGTTTGTTGTTTTAAATGAATCTCATGTGAGTTCGCAAATTTGTGCCGGCCTATGCTCATGAAATTTTACAGGGTACTTTACCAATTTATACTGTCACGCAGATATCGCGTAAGCTTTAAGGGTTTGTCATTATTGTCACAACCCGGAGCGAAACTAATTTTTCCAAATCACCAGTCGCATATTGATCCGCAGCTTATTGCTGTTGAGTGTTACAAGTATTCAGACATTGTGCCTGTTGTCAATGAAAAGTATTTTAAAATTCCGGTGGTGAGATTTTTTTTAAAAAAATTTAATGCCGTTGCCGTGAGTGATTTTAAAGGAGGTAATCGGGATCCGCATATTCTGAAAAAAATATTCTCAGGTGTTATTAAAGCGCTGGAAGAAGGCAAGACGGTAATCATATACCCTTCAGGCCAGGTTCAGGAAACTGCTCTTGAGCGTATAAAAAATAAACAAAGTGCCTACACCATTGTCAAGCAATTACCTGATGGAACAAAGGTATTAGGACTGAGAATCACCGGGCTTTGGGGTTCAAGTTTTTCATCAGCATGGACAGGGGCTAAACCTATTTTTTTGAAAAGATTTTTAATTGGAATAGGGTACTTTTTTGCCAATCTGATTTTCTTTTCACCAAAAAGAAATGTGGAGTTTGAATTTACTGATATCACGCAAGATGTCATTAGAGAAGCACAAGGTGATAGGCAGTCATTCAACCAATTTCTGGAGACATTTTTTAATCATAAGGGCGAAGAAAAAGC
Proteins encoded in this region:
- a CDS encoding SDR family NAD(P)-dependent oxidoreductase, producing the protein MTKKKLKREPLAIIGIGCRFPGNANSPEEFWDLLMNKTDALETIPADRWDMESLYAPEWRRAGKISVKRGGFIHDVDKFDAGFFGISPIEASRMDPQQRMLLEVSYEAVQDAGLSLNNLNGSKTAVYVGISAHDYGDLQNTPQERVNIGSHTNVGSALCITANRISYSYNLKGPSYAIDTACSSSLNAVHSACRAIWDGDADMAFAGGVNSILKPEPQMGFSKGGFLSPDGTCYSFDERGNGYIRSEGAGLVIIKRLKDAELDGDNIYAVIRGTSVNQDGATKGISVPNPVAQEDLLRVAYDDACVEPTDVQFVEAHGTGTFVGDPIETNSIGNVIGVNRKTDLLIGSVKSNIGHLEPASGIAGISKLALALHHNTVPPNIHFKKGNPNIAFEKFRLKVPVDAMPWPKSENGRFGGVNSFGFGGSNAHVVLQGYDKEIKRKTQKAATQVFTLSARHTDALKKHAAIYIEYLLDENNQESFTDICYSSTVRNSHHDLRVAFVADSKKDLAEKLQHYLNGTTLNEIKEGRVNDEKQKIVFVFSGQGPQWWAMGRQLLKKEPLFKSWIEKLDGMLSKLADWSLIDELTKSEKDSRVSETNICQPAIFAIQVALYEMWKAHGIHPSAVVGHSIGEVAAGYVSGALTLDQAVLLIFHRSRVQFKATDKGRMLAVGLPYAEAKKLVEGKEHRVSVGAVNGPALVALSGDIDAIEEIAADLNKKDIFHKLLVVNVPFHSHHMEPLKEELLASLGDFKTGPTKIPFYSTVEGKIVAGENLTPMYWFRNVREPVFFTDAIQAQINDGFDTFIELGPHPIHAIGINDLLANNKKKGLVVASLRRGETEKTVFLSALAALYAFGFMPAWKEIYNKQTNWVKLPKYPWQKESYWIESEEGKKQRLGKVEFGHPHLTNKTISGREANNIIWDVTLDKRTYPYIEDHKVQGPIVFPGAGHMDLMIGAAKASFGDKFSFIENVNFENALFLPDNGEPPYIQIDISHDGGDYFIYTKPRSKDAQWTMCSNGKINHIGDKFDSIPVNLEDLKKRITIPVPVKPMHDELLESGLYLGPTFRAIKKLYCTDGKWESLSEIEVHDSIRSEFFQFNIHPGVLDSCFQTVFGIFNEREDKSRKMGVYVPRHIDRIKWYNDVNSYKLFVHGRLREWTDEYALGELWIFNEDGSLVAEFHGFLSQYLKGSRGEQGGEQDKWFYEYNWKMKSRADLEKLRNPGEYLPAPEKLRAKVNETLQEVKNRKEQGEYYNAYEPEQYKLTIGYICRALRDMGLAFDKGEKINVEQLAEKMNVVKNHHRLFNHMFVLLSRAGFIEGADGKYIVTKTPDFKDVFTWMHELNSKYPQFHHESTLLGRCGPQIQGVLQGDVDPIQLIFPEDKWDAIVRYYVEGFAFKKYNDIAARAIRELIAALPEDKTLRVLEIGAGTGGMTQALLPVLPADRTEYVFTDLSHMFMLKAQQRFSKYPFVQYKIMDIEKDPADQGLDLNSFDLIIASDVIHATRNLAVSLGHAKKLLASEGVLMMLEVTNSPVYLDFIFGMTEGWWLFEDTDIRTEHATMAPEKWKQVLEKNQFTDVASFGDFEKNDSSCQNIIMARAPKLEMHTDDHIKQGKAKNANWLVFADDKGIADNMISKLNANGKNCIKVSRADKFSKANDNAYSVAALSQDDANAVVDAACANNNLEGIIFAWGLDSVSNNQLNAQTIVAAEDNSSVMLMNIMRKLNATNFSSNPRIWTLFNGSQTVAGSPQVLNLSQEGLRGVARVIVNEFPNYQSSLVDFSSDILPEELDQLADELFSAEHTDEIAYRGKKRFVNRLERITTDVIAQRAYKTMPAEGSSYKATMTEYGVLDNLVLRHTDRTTPKDDEVEVQVKASALNFRDIMIGMGLLSDEAVVGGLFGKTFGLECAGVVSAVGKNVKNLKAGDEVMATAPSCLGGFAYPKAVHVVKKPAHLSWTEAASLPVVYTTAYFSLIHHCRLEKGEKVLIHAAAGGVGIAAIHIALSIGAEVYATVSSADKRAYIESIGVKPANIMSSRTLEFADQIMEKTNGKGVDVVLNSLSGEAIFKSVRCLSAYGRFVEIGKTDIYRNSKLGLQPFGNNLSYFGVDVDRLFEQKKEAGGKLFQQSIDYFVEHKFPAHPVQVFTIDKLADAFQFMAGARHIGKVIVKMEGDVKIAPPVKIQFKENGSYLVTGGASGFGLAVAEWMSSRGAKNLILLSRSGTKTEQEKAVVDRMRAKGVNVMMAKGDVSNQEDIKRIFAEIKSSMPPLKGIQHAAMVLDDGSIPEITRERYLKVFIPKAVGCWLLHEETKAMDLDHFVSYSSISAIYGNPGQVSYVGANSFLDNFSHWRRSQGLAATTINWGVLGDVGFVARSGNVGGLLYKQGWKQFSLQQALGVLEQILLTNPVQRVATDSDWEVIGGFYPHTAKSSRFAHLVNEKSLQGGGRAGAGDGALKASLTEASAEEKFTILIDQLKETFGRVLGTTADKLSVVEPVTKYGLDSLMANQIRNWIQSNVGVDYSMMKIMRGPSMEEMTVQILEMFSGSTSTDGGQDEIKSELDKWIIRTKKVDNPRLRLFCLPYFAGGASIFNNWHEFLPDNVEVCAVQFPGREERGNEKPFDDVFKLVEKLAEVMEPLLTAPCAFYSHSSGAGVALELARHLRKKYDVNPVKFMVGGWRAPHMVSPFKFLDAIADNEVYKDHNIPNIKNHLRSLEIPEAVIENEQVFNEMLPSLRADILLGKNYTYYEDAPLTCPLIAFAGTEDNIFSVDQVNGWKAHTSSHFALKQVKGGHLFCRDNKEDLLPLVADELEEVVLA
- a CDS encoding 1-acyl-sn-glycerol-3-phosphate acyltransferase; protein product: MLMKFYRVLYQFILSRRYRVSFKGLSLLSQPGAKLIFPNHQSHIDPQLIAVECYKYSDIVPVVNEKYFKIPVVRFFLKKFNAVAVSDFKGGNRDPHILKKIFSGVIKALEEGKTVIIYPSGQVQETALERIKNKQSAYTIVKQLPDGTKVLGLRITGLWGSSFSSAWTGAKPIFLKRFLIGIGYFFANLIFFSPKRNVEFEFTDITQDVIREAQGDRQSFNQFLETFFNHKGEEKAYFVRHFFFLPGRKNKV